Proteins from a single region of Oncorhynchus keta strain PuntledgeMale-10-30-2019 unplaced genomic scaffold, Oket_V2 Un_contig_4469_pilon_pilon, whole genome shotgun sequence:
- the LOC127924701 gene encoding mothers against decapentaplegic homolog 3-like, whose amino-acid sequence MSILPFTPPIVKRLLGWKKGEQNGQEEKWCEKAVKSLVKKLKKTGQLDELEKAITTQNINTKCITIPRSLDGRLQVSHRKGLPHVIYCRLWRWPDLQSHHELRAVELCEYAFHTKKDEVCVNPYHYQRVETPGTDNSPLSLKTTR is encoded by the exons ATGTCAATTCTGCCTTTTACTCCCCCCATTGTGAAAAGGCTTTTGGGTTGGAAAAAAGGCGAACAGAACGGACAAGAGGAGAAATGGTGTGAAAAAGCTGTGAAAAGCCTGGTGAAGAAGTTGAAGAAAACAGGGCAACTGGATGAATTGGAAAAAGCCATCACGACACAGAATATCAACACGAAATGTATTACTATACCAAG gTCTCTGGATGGACGGTTACAGGTGTCCCACAGGAAGGGCCTCCCGCACGTCATCTACTGCCGCCTGTGGCGCTGGCCGGACCTGCAGTCCCACCACGAGCTGCGGGCCGTGGAGCTCTGTGAGTACGCCTTCCACACCAAGAAGGATGAGGTGTGTGTCAACCCCTACCACTACCAGAGGGTGGAGACGCCAGGTACAGACAACAGTCCCCTTTCATTAAAAACCACCAGAG